Below is a window of Anabas testudineus chromosome 10, fAnaTes1.2, whole genome shotgun sequence DNA.
TGCTCTCATTCATCCCTCTCTCCAGTCCTCTCCTTGGACTGTGTAGAGGATCAGGACACCGATCTTCCACAGGATGCTGCTCAGAACAGAAACGGGTCTACAAATGAGACAGAAACTGTCGAGGGAGTCCTCCATCACCCCAGGCCGATCCTCACTCTAAGACTCGGTCTAACATGCTACAAAGACTACTTGGGAACAAATTGGTCCTGCCGAGCCAAAGAGTTGCGTCAGCGTGGAGAGATGGAGTTCAGCGATCCTCTGGCTTTGCTGTCCCAGCCTCTCGGTGTTGGTGCTGTCCTGTGTACAGATGATGGACAGGTGGTGTTAATCAGGAGGAGCCAGAGAGTGGCAGAGGCAGGGGGGCTCCTGGACATCCCTGGAGGTCACCCAGAGCCAAAGGTGAAGTAAATAGAATTAAATATCACTAATTTTtttgattgattattaaaacCATGGCTGACTTCCTCAGGTGGTGTGTGAGAGTCTGGGCCACGAGGTGTGTGAGGAGCAGATCAGTGTAGTTATGATGCAGCAGAAGCCAGAGGCTGTAGTTTCTGAGCTCTTCTCGTCTGTGTGCGCTGAGATCAGAGACGAGGTGCGTTTTTACGGATCATGCATGAAAATTATACATGAAACTTTTAAAATCCTGTCTATTTGATATTTAGTTAGTTCCTCTGTCCGTCTCCAGGTGAATGTTCCCCTGAGTTCCCTCGGAAAGCCAGTCCTGATGGGAATCGCTCTGAATCACACAAGTGCTGGAAGACCAAGTGCGGAGTTCTACGTCAGGTACCTGCCGTTTTAATCACCTATAACAAGTTATAGCACAGTTTTCTCTTATAGGAGCACTTAACACACAGAAGTGaatgcacatgtacacagtCTAATTTAATCTGTCCTGTTGCTTTATCTTGATactatttcattatttattgctttttgcAGTGGCTGTGagtgtaaaacacaacacaataacacaaaaaaaagcacCTTTCAAACTTGTTTCAATTGATCTGATGCAATCTCAACATGTCAGCTTCATGTCAGAATGAGCACCCTGGTCACTTTCAAGACAGCACAAGTCCAAACTGCATGCAGTAAAAAGttcaagacaaaacaaaatcaggcAAGTGGTGAAAGAATATGGAGCATAAGAgtttttttatatctgtgtCCCCTCAGTTGTTCACTAACATCTGATGAGGTGAGAAAGTTGTACTGGAAAGGAGGAGCAGAGGCCCACGAGTCCACAGATATCGTCTTCATCAGCAAGACAGTAAGTAATTTAGAAACAGTGCACATTGACATAAAAACTTTAAGCTTAAGAAGACTAAGAAAACATGTAGGTGA
It encodes the following:
- the nudt22 gene encoding uridine diphosphate glucose pyrophosphatase NUDT22 → MDPEVSVLLHCAAWRGLLESQVQVELSERFNRQTDPSLECQIKELWTERVSKEPWLFNGAKFRLHSFCFDSLKCPSSPPTFPDHSPCSHSSLSPVLSLDCVEDQDTDLPQDAAQNRNGSTNETETVEGVLHHPRPILTLRLGLTCYKDYLGTNWSCRAKELRQRGEMEFSDPLALLSQPLGVGAVLCTDDGQVVLIRRSQRVAEAGGLLDIPGGHPEPKVVCESLGHEVCEEQISVVMMQQKPEAVVSELFSSVCAEIRDEVNVPLSSLGKPVLMGIALNHTSAGRPSAEFYVSCSLTSDEVRKLYWKGGAEAHESTDIVFISKTQVLGLDRSSPLWSELCPSAKGAVLLFQIVKPGADNNQQVTQS